Proteins from one Salmonella bongori NCTC 12419 genomic window:
- a CDS encoding YbdK family carboxylate-amine ligase — MPLPDFHVSDPYTLGIELEMQVVNPPGYDLSQDSSTLINAVKSRLTAGEVKHDITESMLEMATDVCRDIDQAAAQLSVMQHIILQAASEHHLGICGGGTHPFQKWQRQEVCDNERYQRTLENFGYLIQQATVFGQHVHVGCANGDDAIYLLHGLSHFVPHFIALSAASPYMQGSDTRFACARLNIFSGFPDNGPMPWVSNWQEFARLFRQLSYTTMIDSIKDLHWDIRPSPVFGTVEVRVMDTPLTLDHAINMAGLIQATAHWLLTERPFKPQEQDYLLYKFNRFQACRYGLEGVLTDVYTGDRRRLADDTLRLLDNVTASAGKVGADSAIEALRMQVKKSGNEAHSMRKFIADGGSLTGLVQKHCEIWAGQ, encoded by the coding sequence ATGCCGCTACCTGATTTTCACGTTTCTGACCCCTATACGCTTGGCATTGAACTGGAAATGCAGGTGGTCAACCCGCCAGGCTACGATTTAAGCCAGGATTCTTCTACGTTAATTAATGCCGTTAAATCCCGACTCACGGCTGGCGAAGTTAAGCACGATATCACCGAAAGTATGCTGGAGATGGCTACGGACGTCTGCCGTGACATTGATCAGGCGGCGGCTCAACTTTCTGTCATGCAGCACATTATTTTACAGGCGGCGTCGGAACACCATCTCGGCATTTGTGGCGGTGGTACTCACCCTTTTCAAAAATGGCAACGTCAGGAAGTCTGTGATAATGAGCGCTATCAGCGCACTCTGGAAAATTTCGGCTACTTAATTCAACAGGCGACGGTTTTCGGCCAACATGTGCATGTCGGATGCGCGAATGGCGACGACGCTATTTATCTCTTACACGGGTTATCGCATTTTGTTCCGCATTTTATTGCACTCTCCGCCGCGTCTCCCTATATGCAAGGATCAGATACCCGTTTTGCCTGCGCGCGCCTGAATATCTTTTCCGGGTTTCCCGATAATGGGCCTATGCCGTGGGTCAGTAACTGGCAAGAGTTTGCCAGGCTATTTCGTCAGTTGTCTTACACCACGATGATTGACAGCATCAAAGATTTACACTGGGATATCCGCCCCAGCCCGGTCTTTGGCACAGTAGAAGTTCGGGTAATGGATACGCCGCTCACCCTCGATCATGCTATCAATATGGCAGGACTGATTCAGGCAACAGCTCACTGGCTACTGACCGAACGTCCCTTTAAACCTCAGGAACAGGACTATCTGTTATATAAATTCAACCGCTTTCAGGCGTGCCGCTATGGTCTGGAAGGGGTGTTAACGGATGTTTATACCGGCGATCGCCGTCGGCTGGCAGACGATACGCTGCGTCTATTAGACAACGTTACGGCTTCTGCGGGCAAAGTGGGCGCCGACAGTGCGATTGAAGCACTGCGTATGCAGGTGAAAAAAAGCGGTAACGAAGCACACTCAATGCGGAAATTTATTGCCGACGGCGGATCGTTGACTGGCCTGGTGCAAAAACATTGTGAGATCTGGGCTGGGCAATGA